The DNA segment TGCGTATGGTATTGTATGGAGAATCactaaaattatttatatctgGGTCCTATATTTCGGTCTTTATATCTCGCCATTGCATTTAATTATCTCCGATAGGCCACAGTGAATTTTGTCTTACGCCGCTTTATTGCAGCGATATCCCGGCGACATCTCGGAACACCAGAATTGAACTTCGCATGTTGTACCTCTGAATGGATTcgaacatggttacaatgtgaaAGGCGAACGGCTATTGCTACTTGACACAGCCACCACCACCCAACTGTCATAAAATGACCTGAGTTTTTCAATGGTTACGAGCACGAACGTAATAACAGAAACTATTACCTCAGTAATGGCATACAATTCTAGCATTTCAGGAGGTTGAAATCCAACCGTTAATGTAATTACTTGGGTCCAGACATCATTCTAAGGTTTTTGTTAATGAAATATTATTCAAGCGATACGCGCGCGCGagcgagcgtgcgtgcgtgcgtgcgtgtgtgcatatATACATCCTATTATTCCTTTGAATCTAAAAACAACAGGCTTATGAATGAAAATACCACAATTTACCCCTGGTTTATGATAACTGTATTAACTCGGCACAGAGTCTCGCATAGAACAGCTGTCATTATAGTCAAAATGTACATCAATGCATATGCAAATCTAAACGATTCTAGTAGTCTTCTCTCTATGCACCTTTTGTATTATAACATTTCCCCGTTATCCCTCAATCTTTCTCTGTTTCTAATAATTTCTTGCGATGTAATAAGTGATTGTAAATATCTTTGAGAGGGGTTTTATAAGTTGTAAGAACTTGTCCCCAACCCTTTtcacattgtgaataaaatatgtttcaactaaactaaactaacagCTGTCACGTGTTTTCGCGACCTCCCTATTCCGATGTACAACGCAGGACGTGTGGCATTGGACACCGACACAGATTGTAGGCAGTGTATACTCCACCATGAATCTGGCCCTGGGGTACCAACACGTAGATCGTAGGCAGTATACTCCACCAGGAATCTGGCCCTGGGGTACCAACACGTAGATCGTAGGCAGTATACTCCACCAGGAATCTGGTCCTGGGGTACCAACACGTAGATCGTAGGCAGTATACTCCACCAGGAATCTGGCCCTGGGGTACCAACACGTAGATCGTAGGCAGTATACTCCACCAGGAATCTGGCCCTGGGGTACCAACACGTAGATCGTAGGCAGTATATTCCACCAGGAATCTGGTCCTGGGGTAGCGACGCGTAGATCGTAGGCAGTATACTCCACCAAGAATCTGGCCCTGGGGTAGCAACACGTAGATCGTAGGCAGTATACTCCACCAGGAATCTGGCCCTGGGGTACCAACACGTAGATCGTAGGCAGTATACTCCACCAGGAATCTGGTCCTGGGGTACCAACACGTAGATCGTAGGCAGTATACTCCACCAGGAATCTGGCCCTGGGGTACCAACACGTAGATCGTAGGCAGTATACTCCACCAGGAATCTGGCCCTGGGGTACCAACACGTAGATCGTAGGCAGTATATTCCACCAGGAATCTGGTCCTGGGGTACCAACACGTAGATCGTAGGCAGTATATTCCACCAGGAATCTGGTCCTGGGTTAGCGACGCGTAGATCGTAGGCAGTATACTCCACCAGGAATCTGGCCCTGGGGTACCAACACGTAGATCGTAGGCAGTATATTCCACCAGGAATCGGGTCCTGGGGTACCAACACGTAGATCGTAGGCAGTATACTCCACCAGGAATCTGGTCCTGGGGTACCAACACGTAGATCGTAGGCAGTATATTCCACCAGGAATCTGGTCCTGGGGTAGCGACGCGTAGATTGAAGGCAGTATACTCCACCAAGAATCTGGTCCTGGGTCAGCGACGCGTAGATCGTAGGCAGTATACTCCACCAGGAATCTGGTCCTGGGTCAGCGACGCGTAGATCGTAGGCAGTATACTCCACCAAGAATCTGGTCCTGGGTTAGCGACGCGTAGATCGTAGGCAGTATACTCCACCAGGAATCTGGTCCTGGGTCAGCGACGCGTAGATCGTAGGCAGTATACTCCACCAGGAATCTGGTCCTGGGTCAGCGACGCGTAGATCGTAGGCAGTATACTCCACCAGGAATCTGGTCCTGGGTCAGCGACGCGTAGATCGTAGGCAGTATACTCCACCAGGAATCTGGCCCTGGGGTAGCAACACGTAGATCGTAGGCAGTATATTCCACCAGGAATCTGGCCCTGGGGTACCAACACGTAGATCGTAGGCAGTATACTCCACCAGGAATCTGGCCCTGGGGTACCAACACGTAGATCGTAGGCAGTATACTCCACCAGGAATCTGGTCCTGGGTCAGCGACGCGTAGATCGTAGGCAGTATACTCCACTAGGAATCTGGTCCTGGGTCAGCGACGCGTAGATCGTAGGCAGTATACTCCACCAGGAATCTGGTCCTGGGTCAGCGACGCGTAGATCGTAGGCAGTATACTCCACCAGGAATCTGGTCCTGGGTCAGCGACGCGTAGATTGTAGGCAGTATACTCCACCAGGAATCTGGTCCTGGGTCAGCGACGCGTAGATCGTAGGCAGTATACTCCACCAGGAATCTGGTCCTGGGTTAGTGGTTACACACAGGTACATCTGATTCATCAGAGTTCGATAATATTATGATTTCTTTGCATCGACATAATAATAAATAGTGTAACTGGTTAATTGGTTAACTCTTAGTGTGGAAACAATATCATTAATtagtctgtctctgtctctgtctctgaatattccatctattcacTCTTCCCGGCCGAAGTACAATCACAATTGTTTGATATATCATACACGATTCGTGAAGATCTGTCCACCGGCAAACCGTCCCATGCAGAACGGATGACAATAAGCCGTTGAATTTAAATTTTAATGTTGCTATAAATGTAAAGGTTAGGGATATTTGGGATATGTCCACAACACCAAACAACAGAAACCATTGATTACAATCCTGGACAGGTCCATGTATGATTGTCGATCTGCAGGTGATGACAAAGATGGACATACTGATTCATCGGAAGCAAGAACATGGATAATACAGCAGCTCAGTCAAGGTGAGAGATGGCTGCCACAGTCAATGTCAAGGCCGTCGGTATTTCAAAGCAGAATGAACACTAAATCACTGTATCGGTGGCCGAATTATGCAAAATAATTCCTGGGAGTTTGTCCTTTACAGACATCAACACGGGGAATTATTAGGGGTAATCAACTTGCATTGACTTCAATCTATTCTGAGGCCATGTGGTTTCAACCCTTGCTAATTGGTAGAACTGACGGAGTGCTGAAAGGGTGTGTTGACGCTATGATCACGTGACAACATTAAAATCGAAGTCTGTACCAATAACGATACCCTGACATAACATTGACAAATAGTCACTGATTGTCGACAAACGACCTCTACACTCTTGATTACGTTCTCATTAGAACCTTGGATATATGCTGATGAAAAGGGTGATACAAACGATCGATAATAAATCGATGCTAACTTGGGGGCATTGTTTCGTCCAGTTCATGCCTCTGTATCGAAGTGGAGGGGTAGGGGCCAGCTGACAGGGTGATATCTAAAATGGGGAACTCTACGTCCGTACAATACTGTTCCGCCTCGTACTGCGATGTGTCTGAGCAGGTTGACGCCCATATGATCTGAATCAGGCAGAATCAGCCTGAATCATGTTCCTAGcagtgttttgtatgggtattTGAATACAGCAACTGGAGCATTGTAGTTCTACGGCGTTCACAAAGACCGCATTGATGTCTGATCGATTGTCACGGGAATTGAGTAAAATATTTACACGAATCAATTTAAAAACAGCTTGCGGCCAAAGCAGCATAAAATATTAGACATTTGTAACCGTGGAGCTACCATCAACGTCCACGTATTGTGTCGCATCGTTGTCATCAACCACGCACAGCGTTACGATTCCATGAGCCTATATACACATAGCTATTGTCACAGATCGGTATTATTCGGTGTAAGGAGGGAGATCGGTGATTGACACGTCACGCGGTGTCATGCTGACACTGTTGAGTTACACACAGCAGGTAATTGGTAGAATCAGCAGAAAAAAATACAGTCTTAGTATAATGTACCAGCTGACCTTACCCAATACATTTCAAGACAATTGTCAAAACAGCTAGCATTACCTCGTAATTGTAACGTCACCTACAAAACCATCCCACACCATGTTCGCTGCACGTACTACCATTAAAGTAAACCATATCGATATTTGTTGTGTAAACATGACAGgatacatacaaaatatataaacatacgACCATATAACAGTTGATTTGTGACGGACAGCTATATTGCACGCTGTGAATTGTAACgttttaattttgaaataaatctTGGCAGAGTATGATAGGTGGTTAGcgtgaatatgaaatatatttattgatatatagatatatatataaatatggaTAATGTAATAGAATGATGTGATGGAATTTGAGAGTCAAATATGCTAGGTGTTTCCAAATGGAGAGGGTAACCGGAACTcgactgattttgtttgattgattgttttTGCATAATCATCATTTGCAAAATTGTCCCCTATACATACATGGTCATACTTGCGACTGGCGATATATAGTGATTATGATAACAATAGTAACCGATAGTTACTAGCACGGGTTTTGCTatgttacatatatgtatgtgtagatgATTTGACGTTTAATCAAATGTGTATTGTCTATGCGGAGAGTGCGATCAGTGGTAACAGAGGCAGAGTTTAAGTGATACATAAGTGATacagtatgtacagtacagaaaGTGGACCTACCTCCATCTGCGTACGTCTCGCATCCATAGCCGTCCTGTAGTCCGGTAGTCCACGTCCCTTCATAGCGGGCGCCCGATGTCGTGCTCTGTCGTACGCCATAGCGTCCCTTGAATCCTTGCGTCCATTCCCCCCTGTACATCCACCGACCCTTGGTTTCGCACCCTAACCCATGTCGTTTGCCTTGGAACCATTGGCCTTTGTAAGCGTTTCCGCTGGGCCAGGTGTATACTCCAGACACCTCGAAGCCGTACTGCCAGGCCCCAGCGTACTCCCCTTGGCCCTTGGGCCCCGTACACACCCCATGGCCATGGGCTTTTCCCTCCTCCCAGCCCCCGCAGTACGTGCCCCCATCATCGAAATCGAAACGTCCCCCTCCCGAGGTCATTTAGTTTGTTTGATCGTTGATGACCATGAGGCGAGTCAGTGTCAATAAATCAGCTGATGATAAGGTTAACAGTAGATATTTCTCCTGAATGTCCGTGTTTGAGCTGGCCTACCCTCACATGCCGGCGACGTGACAGAGTTGTGGGACAGGGTAGCGTATGCTGGCCAGGTTATGGGTGGCAGTGCAGGGCGACACCATCACCGGCCTACCTGACATGATCACGCCTAACACGCTACTCACCAGCTCGATAGCACGAAATGCAACAACTGCAAACGAAATAAAACAGACGGTCAGTTCCACTCAAAAGGACAGATATATTAGGACACACAACACGAAATTAATGCCTTTACAGTAGCAGCCTTTTAACCTGGAGCATACGAAATCAAACGAAACGCCGATCCAGAATTATTACGCTAATATCCAACGTTAATTCCTCTCAATTGTAGTTGGCCCGACACACATGTTATGAACTCCCCAGTGTATATATGTGGGAACGTCCCCCTTGTACGAGCGAGGGAGGGTTGTGGCGATCCGCTACTGCAGCTGACGGTAAATGCAGTAGAGAAGAAgacaacagacacacacacaaggtATAGGCAAGGCAGCACACAACAGTACTCacactgtatatagagccatcCGTCCTCTGATCCACGTTTAATCAAACGATACGTCGCTCGTTGAGCGGCGCGCAAGGTTAAAGGTTTGCACCTGATGGAATCAAAACCTTTCTTTCGCCTCAGTTGCCCTGGCTCCGAAACACCGCGGTGGATCAACCCCAAAATTTCCAACCCGTGAGGTGATAAATTTAATCATATTCCACGGGGAAGGATGGTACGGGGCGATGCGAAATTCTCCTCCGTCAGGGTGAATAAATTATGCGAAAATGTCCGCCATAGAATCTTGCTTCTACATGTGTATGGGAGGTTGGTTACCCATATATGGCCGCGAGAGACGATTGGGTAAGAAGGTCGATCGGTCTGAAAAGGAACCCGAGAAGATATACGCTATTTCAATAGTGAGAGATGTTCCGTGTGTTCCTGTGAAGCTCGGCGCTGCTCGGAATCTGTCGGCTGCTCGCTCTCTCCTCGCTGACCGGCTGGTTGGTCGGCAGGGAAGCGATTCCTTCCGACATCTGGTAATGAGAGAGAAGCGCACGCTAACGTGTGGCAAGCAGGCTGGCAGACTGGTGTATCGTCAGGGAAGCTAGGAACATCACCAGGAGACACGCTTGGGGAGGCAGTTCATCTCCATACAACGTTCATACCAACTCACTGACTTAAATCAATAATCGATCAGCCCTACACACTGTGAGGTTTCTTAACAAGTTCAGAGCAGCATGTCGACAATACCTAGTCTCAACATATCTATATTTTTATGGCGCTGCATACAAGTAGTATTAACAAAATGGTGGGAACGATAACAAACTGTACATCACGTTCAACAGATCACTTCAGCTTTCAATTACGCAGAAACTGCACGTGTTTGCAGACACAGGTCACTCGACGAATGTCACATATACCAACCGCGAGTAAAGTGGGACTTAAAACAGTGACTGAATTTTACTAACATTGATTATGTGAGAGAAATTATAAGTTGCACGTATTAACGACTGGTGTTTCTGCTTCATTCGACATTCATCGGGAAACGTGAAATATGGAAAACAGGCAGCTTCTGAATGAACTGAGGACACACCTGTTGCACGTGTTAGTTTCAAATTTGCAAACATGGACAGGCTGAATAGCCACACCTGGGTAGAGCTTATCGCGTAACTtgctttaaatacatttaaatacatcTTTAAATACAATCTCCATAATTAAACACATGACTTGGCTTTCATCATTATGTATATGAGAAGTAAGTATGTGCATGTAACGTCTCTGATAGACTCTCTATTAGCATATGCGATTAATTAGATGATAATCCACAAATGTGTTCAGAAACCAATACTGGACATGTGAATGGACAAATGGTGCTTTCAGACACAAAGTTACGTCATTTTCCTTTCAGCTGTGTTAAGAACATCTCCGGGATAATGTACGACCACGGGACTATGATTATCTCATTTAGCTGTAAACTTACGGTAAATGCATTAGTAGAAACGTTTTGCAGTGTAATATTACCTACAATCAGCTATCTTAACCCCGGGGGTCTGCCTTCCGAGCAGGGGGCCGGGGCGTGATACGTAATACGATGGAGGACATGTAAGATCACAAATGTACATTCTTCTGTGTaattacacacacaaaccatcAGTTCACTCTGTAATGCACTATCAGCCGTATTTGATATTCAGTTTCCTTGTGTTTCCAGTTTAAGACAAATGTATTATAGACTGTATGTTCCTGTTAAGAGGTATTAAAGCATCATAGAAAATGGGGCTAGCGCGACTGCTTCACAATCTGGCGTCTATTTTAAACGTAAGTATTAAGAAAATGTTTGTAACCGTCGCGCTCAGCGATATCACAATAAACATTAGTTGATGTCATGAACGTCTTTCAAAGCCGCCGGGGTACGATGACGCAGCAGGTATTCATTCAAGTCGCCATTTACAAAATTCTCCAGTGATGCGTTCTCCAACACGAGCAGCGTGCGATTTTTTATATATGAACCTATTTAGGTAAACTTATTGACCGATATTATGCACCAGTTATACAATGTACCTAACACACCAAATGGCGCTCGAGAGACTTGAACCCCACTATAAGTCAGTGCACTTCTTCGACTGGTTGCGTAATGCCTTTTCTGTCAGCGGATATAATTATATACAAACAAATGAATACATTCGTGACTGATCCTGCcaacgtttgtttgtttgtttgtttgagtaAACACGGAAACAACTTTGAAGTTGTTTTCACTTATTGGACACAATATTTCTGTGTGCGAGCTTATATTCATAAAGTTGCTGTTTCGATTTGAGGCACAAAGATGTTTTTATCTGAGCTTATCGAAAATGCCAGTGCAATTATATGTCACACGGGTCAGGTGTAAATGTTGGATGGCAATGTTTCATGCCCTGTTTCTTTCTAACACAATCACTCGcagtgtttcattttgtttgcaaAGTATTCTTTATTGCAAGATTGCAAACTGTAGGACATAACTATTTTACATACTAGTAGCACTCAAATGATGCACGTCAGCAACGTTATaatggtaatcacaagactggaATGACAGAAACGAACATCAAATCTTAACACCATGTCGCACTACTGAACACACAGACAGAAGGTAAACTATCTCGGCCACAGTCAAATCTGGGAATTTAAAAGCATGTACAAGACAAGGTTATAATAAATTTGCAAAACAGCGAAAATGTGCTGAATCCCACAcgaaaacagaaataaaactTTACCATTTAGCACGATTTACAAGCAGATTAGATTATATTTGGCAAATATCCATTAATCAGTATCCGTAAAATATAAAAGTCCAGATGACCAAGGACGGTCTGATGTATGACAAACATCACAACGGTAACACCAACAATGGGctgcaaaatgaaaacaaaacacgaaTTGCGATCTTCAAGTGACAAACCAGCACTAACTACTGGGCTACTTGGCATTCATAAGTTCATACCAATCGTTGCCTCAGCTGTCATCGTGATACTGTTTAGTTTCTCTAGGCTTTTTCAGCTGCATATCAGGGGCACCTGCGACACTGATGTTCAGGTAGAGACTGCCTCTGTGGCATATACAAAGCATGTCGGATCGGGTGGCAAGCCTcggtgttcatgatgttgatcattggattgtatgGTCAAGATTGGTGTTCCTTGACCCCAAACTGCTAACAATTTAAATGTGGGTAACTCACAATGACTTTACTTTGTCGACAAAAATGTCTAAATTCTAAGCATGTACAGACTTTGAGAGGATAACCTACACCATAAATGTAAATCACAACAGTATTTCGATATAAGGCACCGAAAGTATATTCCACTTTATATTTTAGACATGTTAACATGTCTTGTATATGTTTTCACTAGTGTTGTTGTATATGAACTTTAAAAGTTCTTTTGTTGACGTACTTTGTTTAAATTCAGTAGGTAACTTTGAAAAGGTTTGCATAGTTTAACACTCGTTCCCATTTACGTTAAATTTAGAGCATCCGAAGCTGGAGATTAAATTGATTAAACTACCCATTACTTTCAGATAAGTGCCAGTAGAAGATTGAAGAACGTTTTAATactaaaatatgtacaaaacgtCTGTAGATGGTGACAATTTATTCTGACAAGATCATCTGACAACAGTTCATGCAATGGTAAAGGAGCACAAAGACTCATGCACTAAAATCGAGCAATATGTCAGATTGACCATTGTCCCAAACCCCAAACTACTGAAGGAAACATGCAAGTGAGTTCAAGTgactaaacaaaacaatattaacATAAAATTCATATATGAACATTCCCGCGATAAAGTACACGCATATAATTTAGATTAAATATGTCACGGATATGTACAATTATTTAGTCAGAAATCAAAGATTTTTAATTTGGTACAAATGTTAGACTGATGGTAACACGATAAATATCTGAAACAAGACGTGCttccatacaataaaaaggatATAATATTTTAACAATGTTCAAAACTTCATAGTGAGTGTTTCGAAATAAACAACCCGCAGGTCAGATGATACGACATACTTCAAGCATGTGCTTGTGGAGGTATCTCTTCTGGGCAAAGGCGCGGGAACACTTTGGACAGGAATATGTCTTATTCTGTGTTGTGTGGATGAGCATGTGGGACCGAAGGTTCGACTTATCAGCAAAAGCTTTGTCACAGTCAGGATAAGAGCAGCGGAATGGGCGTTCACCGGTATGTGTACGCATGTGGCCCTTGAGGAGCCAGGAACGTGTAAAGATCTTGCCACAAATGTTACACTCGTTCCTGGTCTTGCCATGTACCCACATGTGAGCTCTGTAGGCAGAGAAAGATGAGAATTCCACATCACAATCTCGGCATCTAAGTTCTTGTTCACCCGAACTATCATCGCTCTCGCTTAGATTCTCATATTCGGTAGAAAGACTTTGTGCATCGTCTCTGCTATCTTGGCTATCATCGTCTACCAATAACAACTTTGATAAACCATCTTCTGGCTCACAATACTGTTGGTGGGTGCTCTGGCATGGCAGCGTCTGGGAAGGTCCACAGCCTTCAGTCACGCTAAATGTCGACTTGTGAGGTTGAAAACTCTTGTTGTTCCTGTTGGTATTAATGTTACTCTGCAGAAGGCCTTGACCTCTGTGTAATAATGGGGAGTTCAAAAACACCACTGGCATTTTGTCATAATATGATCCCCCATCTTGTATCCGTGCTGTCGTATGTTTCACATTGCGGTCAATTTCGCTGTTCAGACCTGTGTCATCTACACTGATATCCTCATCAACGTCCTTAGTATTTCTCATGACATCTCTAGAATCATCACCCTGGGAGAAAGCTTCGGGTGTTTCTTCTTTTTCTGATCGATGAACTTCTCTCAAGGCCATCAGTTCTTCTCGCCAGTTGGCAAAGTCTCGGGGCCCAACTCCTGCGAGGTCAAGTTCTGGCAGACGACGACAGATATAGAAACGAGTGACAAACGATAGGTGACTCAAGGGGCGATGCTTCATtggaaaacatttctttttagGAGGTATGCTGGGTGGTGGCTCGTCTGTCGGTACAGGGGAGGGAATGTTTCTCACCACTGACGTCACACGGCCACGAGGTGCAGTGCTTATTGACAAGCCGGAGCGAGTGGTCATGACGAATGGATCGTATACTGAAAATACAGAGATATAAATTGTACAAAATCATTTCCACAAATTTGGAACTCAAACGTGTTCAAAAGTCCTACACTGTCTCAACATAAATATTCTGTCACATCGAAGAGATCATCGGAGGTGCAGGGTCAGAAACTGGCACCATTCCCACAGCCGAATCAGGGCTCAATATATAATTTCATTATATGTGAATAATAATGGGAGTTTGAGGTTGTTTGAGTCAGGTTCAGGATTAAACAATCTTGCACTCCTGTCGAAAAAGGTTTTCGCATGTAAGGACATGGCGTTTTGAACTTTGCATCTTAATTCGAAATCTTATATACCACATTCAGTTTGAGATAGAGATATGTACTGTGTAATGACTGTAAGTATGCACATTAAAGTTATTGGACACTGTCACCTATTTGTCAGGTTCATGCCCTATAGAGAGAGACTAATTAATAACATTCATCGATTCCATACTGATAGTTAACcaatatttcatctgtttatTGCTTTCGGTGCTAGAGCGAGACAGAAATCACCTTTCCAATTTTGTCAAAATACTGGGCTCTATAACTTAAAGTTAACACTGCTCATAAGTTTTTGAATGCGGGCACTGTATTATTATTTGAAGGTTAATATACCAATGTGCTACATGTACGTTTACTTATCATTTGTAATTCTAGTGTAAACATTCCTCAGATAGGACACATTTTACGTACAGGTCACACATGACCACACTATAAATATTGGATCCTATGAATGTGTGTAACATTGCCATGTTAACCTATTCAAATAAGAATATTTCTGGTGACATGTCACAATCTGATCCACAAATGTGTGTGCTCTATCACATTTGATATTCCTGGATTTTTTATGTCCATTTATGACACTACAGTCATGTGTGTACCAGCGGTACAGAAAGAAAACTTTACCTTTAAGAAACACATTAAAAAATGTCATGAGTGGAAACGTGCTAGTtttatgcttgttgttttatgAGTGTAAAGGGAGTTCTTCCTAAAATTAACATCTGTCTTTGGTTACCATCTTGTATTCCTATAAATCACATCCATCTACTACTCTTGGTACCACGTTCATATTCATACATGGATTAATATTTGTACCCACCTACCTACATAAAATTGAATACTGCAACTTTTAAAAAGGTGCAATTCTCAGCTGACTGCAAATGTGTAACTTGCTTTCTCATTTAACTAATGGGAACCATGTCAGACTGTGAAATTAGAACTGATCTAAATTACCACACCTAAGATTATATTTACGATTACAGATGACAAGGGAATATGGGGTAGATAGCATGATTTTGTTATGGAGTTTAAATTTTACTATATTCAGGCTTAACATGATGCAATTTAAAAGTGATAAagcattatttttattatttttttgtcatGGTATCAGTAAAATATAACTCACCTTCACAAAGTTTCAACTGTCACTGTAGTTATGATACTGTTTGGGGATTTACTACTGACATGTACATTGGGCCACTGGCTTCAGGTAGATGTCCCTAGATTGCCTTAAACAATTTTTTACTGCTATTAATATCTTGCTTGGTACATCCATGAACGTAGTGATTTTAGTGACCAAAACATGACACAGTCCACGTTCGATGATGTTATCAAACTGACAAATTAATCGTTTTCGAAAGTCATTTATCAAACTTACTTCAAAAGTTTATTGTTGGCATAGAAACTGAACGGTCAGCAGACGACCGACCTTGCTACTTGTGATCGAAACATATCACTTGTTTGTAATGTATTTAGAGTATATAGGTTCATGGGCTATATGCTACTGTCATATAACAATAAATGTACGGACAATGGATATTATGGACACCAAAATGTTTGAAAGTATTAGCTTTCGCTATACAGAAAATGATCGAGCACCTGTCAAATTGAAGATTTATATGTCGATTGATCCTCAAATTTACCTAAGGTGTTGTTAATTATCCATGAACATTCCAAACATAAATTACCACATTACCATACAATATTTGAGCTTTCAAATCGGAACGATAAGATAAAATAAACGATATAAATTAACTGTGAATCGTCTGTGCCACTAGAATTTGATCATTTCATATTCAAACCTACCGTTGCCAGCAACGTATTTTCCTGATTTGTAACCCCTTACGGAGTTTAGTAGACATTTGGGCATACTTTAAATTTAGAGGAGTATTATTCTCCAAAAGAGAATCAGCATTTTCCGTGTTCTTGCATTTTCGACTCTGTCAACAATATCTTGATCTATTTGTGGCGTTCGTCTGGGCCACCGGAAATGCGCAGACGCATTACCGTTTATGTGACGTCACGCGCGCACCTGCCAACAGAACGTTTACGAGGTCACAGGTTCGATAACTCTGCTTAGACGCTTTACAGAACGTGTAGAAGGAATGCATGAGAGTG comes from the Haliotis asinina isolate JCU_RB_2024 chromosome 12, JCU_Hal_asi_v2, whole genome shotgun sequence genome and includes:
- the LOC137257603 gene encoding uncharacterized protein, yielding MPKCLLNSVRGYKSGKYVAGNVYDPFVMTTRSGLSISTAPRGRVTSVVRNIPSPVPTDEPPPSIPPKKKCFPMKHRPLSHLSFVTRFYICRRLPELDLAGVGPRDFANWREELMALREVHRSEKEETPEAFSQGDDSRDVMRNTKDVDEDISVDDTGLNSEIDRNVKHTTARIQDGGSYYDKMPVVFLNSPLLHRGQGLLQSNINTNRNNKSFQPHKSTFSVTEGCGPSQTLPCQSTHQQYCEPEDGLSKLLLVDDDSQDSRDDAQSLSTEYENLSESDDSSGEQELRCRDCDVEFSSFSAYRAHMWVHGKTRNECNICGKIFTRSWLLKGHMRTHTGERPFRCSYPDCDKAFADKSNLRSHMLIHTTQNKTYSCPKCSRAFAQKRYLHKHMLEVCRII